In Polyangiaceae bacterium, one genomic interval encodes:
- a CDS encoding L,D-transpeptidase, which produces MKFDLRAISLALGVLVLCACKGGPKKDGVGEGIVSLSAVAEQDVDPATVPKEGGPRIGAVQMAAVIYSKPDRRSPKLGYLRAGGTAVRGEKPAAFDDCQGGYYRVLPAGYICAGDDATIDMKHPILRALTKRPDLSKPMPYPYAFVRAIAPNYYRPATKAEQFKYEMRLKEHLRSYKRLKKKWDAIEVGANDVPLDAEGNAIGEPPAEPPELSDQQLYGGDGNDAIPWFFQGGRKIPNISTFKVPDYAIITNRVARHAGLALIGSFVGDNDRRFAMTTDARLVPTSKIKPARGSTFHGVDMRKGWELPLAFVRVPGAFKYDTSRRALDKKGKLAFHAPIQLTGKSTRIGDTRLVEAKDGTWLKDSDVAIAVKPSELPSFAKTTKKWIDISILSQILILYEGTTPVYATAVATGRDGLGDPKKTYSTVRGTFKVREKHVTTTMDSHEVGNKFELRDVPWVQYFEAGYALHAAPWHDEYGKPRSHGCINLSPIDARRVFMWTDPPLPTDWHGVQASEPTGEGTVVHIHP; this is translated from the coding sequence ATGAAGTTCGACCTCCGAGCCATCTCCCTTGCGCTCGGCGTGCTCGTGCTCTGCGCGTGTAAGGGTGGACCCAAAAAGGACGGCGTTGGCGAGGGCATTGTGAGCCTGTCGGCGGTCGCTGAACAAGACGTCGATCCGGCGACGGTGCCCAAGGAAGGCGGCCCGCGCATTGGCGCTGTGCAAATGGCGGCCGTGATCTATTCGAAGCCTGATCGGCGTTCGCCGAAGCTTGGCTACTTGCGAGCGGGTGGGACGGCGGTTCGTGGAGAAAAACCCGCGGCGTTCGACGATTGCCAGGGCGGGTATTACCGCGTTCTTCCTGCCGGGTACATCTGTGCGGGTGACGATGCGACGATCGACATGAAGCATCCGATCCTCCGAGCGCTCACGAAGCGGCCGGATTTGTCGAAACCAATGCCGTATCCGTACGCGTTCGTTCGTGCCATTGCGCCAAACTATTACCGTCCCGCGACGAAGGCCGAGCAATTCAAATACGAAATGCGCCTGAAGGAGCACCTTCGTAGCTACAAGCGATTGAAGAAAAAGTGGGACGCCATCGAAGTCGGGGCCAACGACGTGCCGCTCGATGCGGAAGGCAATGCGATTGGAGAGCCGCCGGCCGAACCGCCGGAGCTCTCTGATCAGCAGCTTTATGGCGGTGACGGTAATGACGCCATTCCGTGGTTTTTCCAAGGCGGCCGCAAAATACCGAACATTTCCACCTTCAAGGTGCCCGATTACGCGATCATCACCAATCGCGTGGCGCGTCATGCGGGGCTTGCGCTGATTGGCTCGTTCGTCGGTGACAACGATCGCCGGTTTGCCATGACGACCGACGCGAGGCTCGTGCCCACGTCGAAGATCAAGCCTGCGCGGGGATCGACGTTTCATGGCGTCGATATGCGAAAGGGCTGGGAATTGCCGCTCGCATTCGTGCGCGTGCCGGGCGCATTCAAGTACGACACGAGCCGCAGGGCGCTCGATAAAAAAGGAAAGCTCGCATTTCACGCGCCCATTCAGCTCACGGGAAAGTCTACGCGAATTGGCGATACGCGGCTCGTCGAAGCGAAAGACGGCACGTGGCTAAAGGATTCCGACGTTGCGATCGCCGTTAAACCGTCGGAATTACCGTCGTTCGCGAAAACGACGAAAAAATGGATCGACATATCCATTCTCAGTCAAATCCTCATCCTCTACGAAGGAACGACGCCCGTATATGCAACGGCCGTCGCGACGGGTCGTGATGGTTTGGGAGACCCGAAGAAGACGTATTCGACCGTGCGCGGAACGTTCAAAGTGCGTGAAAAGCACGTTACGACGACGATGGACTCGCACGAAGTCGGCAACAAATTCGAATTGCGTGACGTGCCGTGGGTTCAGTATTTCGAGGCCGGGTATGCGTTGCACGCTGCGCCTTGGCACGACGAATACGGAAAACCGCGCAGCCACGGCTGCATCAACCTGTCCCCCATCGATGCGCGCCGCGTCTTCATGTGGACCGATCCGCCCTTGCCCACCGATTGGCATGGCGTTCAAGCCAGCGAACCGACGGGCGAAGGGACCGTGGTCCACATTCATCCGTGA
- a CDS encoding acetyl-CoA carboxylase biotin carboxyl carrier protein subunit, with protein MRYFVKFSSGREVPVDVTILPTGEIQTSIEGRTLTIDAFDHRGAVHLNVEGQSVELWMDGKAPDVGVVSSDRRFHVQVENERTRALAGSSGKTAGGADKLVTSPMPGRVLKVLVAEGDEIQAGKPLVVVEAMKMENELSALHDGKVKKVYVTAGTAVEGGAKLIELE; from the coding sequence ATGCGCTATTTCGTCAAATTTTCCTCCGGACGCGAAGTACCCGTCGACGTGACCATCCTGCCTACAGGCGAAATCCAAACGTCGATCGAAGGGCGAACGCTGACCATCGATGCGTTCGATCACCGCGGCGCCGTGCACCTCAACGTCGAAGGCCAATCCGTCGAGCTCTGGATGGACGGCAAAGCTCCGGACGTCGGCGTCGTTTCGTCGGATCGGCGCTTTCACGTGCAGGTCGAAAACGAACGCACGCGCGCGCTCGCCGGTAGCTCGGGTAAAACCGCAGGTGGCGCGGACAAACTCGTGACGTCCCCCATGCCCGGCCGAGTGCTCAAGGTGCTGGTTGCCGAGGGAGACGAAATTCAAGCAGGAAAACCGCTCGTCGTCGTCGAGGCGATGAAGATGGAGAACGAGCTTTCGGCACTGCACGACGGCAAAGTGAAGAAGGTGTACGTCACTGCTGGCACGGCGGTCGAAGGTGGTGCCAAGCTCATCGAGCTCGAATGA
- the hutH gene encoding histidine ammonia-lyase, whose translation MSLVDLEDVARRGRSVVFGAEARARVEAARRAVDAIVDGGDEAPAVYGINTGFGALAETRIEHRDVIALQKNLVRSHACGVGPDLGAAEVRAMMLLRAQVVALGYSGVRVDVVDLLVEMLNRGVCPRIPSQGSVGASGDLAPLAHLALVLMGEGEASFEGERMSGGEALSRARLRPVELAAKEGLALINGTQYMAALGSLALCDALALCTVADVAGAMSLEAAKGSKRPFDERLMAVRPHPGQRAVASNLRAMLGDSEIMQSHADCPRVQDAYSLRCMPQVHGASRDALVWSAGVLARELESVTDNPTIFLREDGGADLLSGGNFHGQPLALALDLAALAVAELANISERRVEQLVNPALSSGLTPFLAPQSGLHSGFMIAQVASASLVSENKVLCHPASVDSIPSSAGREDHVSMGSVSARKLGQVIENVRSSLAIEILTAAQGIDQRRPLRSSKAVERAHDVVRAVSPTLLEDRPLYKDIAVVRELLVSGSLVRAVEEVTGVLL comes from the coding sequence ATGTCGCTCGTGGACCTCGAAGACGTTGCTCGTCGAGGTCGTTCTGTCGTGTTTGGCGCAGAGGCGCGAGCACGCGTCGAGGCTGCTCGTCGTGCTGTCGATGCCATCGTGGATGGAGGCGACGAGGCGCCTGCGGTGTACGGCATCAACACGGGTTTTGGCGCGCTTGCGGAGACGCGTATCGAGCATCGCGACGTGATTGCGCTGCAAAAAAACCTCGTGCGCAGTCACGCGTGTGGCGTGGGGCCGGACCTCGGTGCAGCCGAGGTTCGCGCGATGATGCTGCTGCGAGCGCAGGTCGTGGCGCTCGGGTACTCGGGCGTGCGAGTCGATGTCGTCGACCTGCTCGTGGAGATGTTGAACCGTGGGGTTTGTCCGCGGATTCCGTCGCAAGGTTCGGTGGGCGCATCGGGCGACCTGGCGCCGCTCGCACACTTGGCGCTCGTGCTCATGGGCGAGGGCGAAGCATCGTTCGAGGGTGAACGAATGTCGGGTGGTGAAGCGCTTTCGCGCGCGCGGCTGCGTCCGGTCGAGCTTGCTGCGAAGGAGGGTCTCGCGCTGATCAACGGCACGCAATACATGGCGGCGCTCGGCTCGCTGGCGCTCTGTGACGCACTTGCGCTGTGCACCGTGGCCGATGTTGCGGGCGCGATGAGCCTCGAGGCGGCGAAGGGATCGAAGCGTCCGTTCGACGAGCGATTGATGGCGGTGCGGCCTCATCCGGGGCAGCGAGCGGTTGCGTCGAACTTGCGAGCGATGCTTGGCGACAGCGAGATCATGCAGAGCCACGCGGACTGTCCTCGCGTGCAGGATGCGTATTCGCTCAGGTGCATGCCGCAGGTGCATGGGGCTTCGCGTGATGCGCTCGTGTGGTCGGCGGGCGTGCTTGCGCGCGAGCTCGAGAGCGTGACGGACAATCCGACGATCTTTTTGCGTGAGGATGGCGGAGCCGATCTCCTCTCGGGCGGGAACTTTCACGGCCAGCCGCTCGCGCTCGCGCTGGACCTCGCGGCGTTGGCGGTGGCGGAGCTTGCGAACATCAGCGAGCGTCGTGTCGAGCAGCTCGTGAACCCCGCGTTGTCATCGGGGTTGACGCCATTCCTTGCACCTCAAAGTGGTTTGCATTCGGGCTTCATGATCGCGCAGGTGGCGAGCGCGTCGCTCGTGAGTGAGAACAAGGTGTTGTGTCATCCGGCGAGTGTCGATTCGATCCCGTCGAGTGCTGGGCGAGAGGATCACGTCAGCATGGGGAGCGTGAGTGCGCGCAAGCTTGGGCAGGTGATCGAGAACGTGCGCAGTTCGCTTGCGATCGAGATACTGACGGCGGCGCAGGGGATCGATCAGCGTCGGCCTTTGCGTTCGAGCAAGGCGGTGGAGCGAGCGCACGATGTGGTGCGGGCGGTGAGTCCGACGCTGCTCGAGGATCGGCCGCTCTACAAGGACATCGCGGTGGTGCGGGAGCTATTGGTATCGGGGAGCTTGGTGCGAGCGGTGGAGGAAGTGACGGGGGTGTTGTTGTAG
- a CDS encoding serine/threonine protein kinase — protein sequence MGFLPGAMIGGKYRLERKIAEGGVGEVWIAIDQKSRRVAIKRLLPETAKDRELVARFRREAVLLGKLHSEHVSQVIEQITDPKFGLLLVMEFVDGESLADLLDRRRRLPVPEVIAIGIDIARAIGVLHEANIIHRDLKPENVIMRRLPGGAAKAVLIDFGFARLDPHGQGKRPNDEALTGITRADTMLGTVAYMAPEQVLNSRDVGRAADVYALGAILYRAMSGRHAFGDVDDVAYARAKLDGEAPPLIADRSSPVAAAVAKIIMRALKRRPVERYDRIEMMLKELVAVRDEPPMSDDGDAPTQNAPIAALLGSDGTNPSQPGNDGATSQTERVVVNLPAPDPPAPAAASTSPDESSVTRPRQPAGVRTIPIPTANPLAPPPPPLAPAPAAIPAAPLPPPSLRLAPPPVPPKLAPAAPAPGVDDDVPAYLRNTSRNRAVGQGQTVPLLGGDDDIPVHLRQTSPARGIPAPQLPAPMAETKKPASSGISFGAALISMAITLIAGFVAGWIVHASLSGHSPWEVPAARTPKR from the coding sequence ATGGGCTTTCTCCCCGGCGCGATGATTGGCGGCAAGTACCGTCTCGAGCGCAAAATTGCCGAAGGCGGCGTCGGGGAAGTGTGGATTGCCATCGATCAAAAGTCGCGTCGTGTCGCCATCAAACGCCTTTTGCCCGAGACGGCCAAGGACCGCGAGCTCGTGGCGCGTTTTCGTCGCGAAGCTGTGTTGCTCGGCAAACTCCACAGCGAACACGTCTCGCAAGTCATCGAGCAGATCACGGATCCCAAGTTTGGACTCTTGCTCGTCATGGAGTTTGTCGACGGCGAATCTCTCGCCGACTTGCTCGACAGACGGCGAAGACTTCCCGTTCCCGAAGTCATCGCCATCGGCATCGACATCGCGCGGGCCATCGGCGTGCTTCACGAAGCGAACATCATCCATCGCGATCTCAAGCCCGAAAATGTGATCATGCGGCGTTTGCCCGGCGGCGCTGCGAAGGCTGTGCTCATTGATTTCGGCTTCGCGCGCCTCGATCCGCATGGCCAAGGCAAACGCCCAAACGACGAAGCACTCACGGGCATCACGCGAGCTGATACGATGCTCGGCACCGTCGCGTACATGGCGCCCGAGCAGGTGCTCAACTCGCGAGATGTCGGCCGCGCAGCCGATGTCTATGCGCTCGGAGCCATTCTGTATCGCGCCATGTCGGGCCGCCACGCCTTCGGTGACGTCGACGATGTCGCGTACGCTCGCGCCAAACTCGACGGCGAAGCACCGCCGCTCATTGCCGATCGTTCGAGCCCCGTGGCCGCCGCCGTTGCAAAAATCATCATGCGTGCGCTCAAGCGTCGTCCGGTCGAACGATATGACCGCATCGAGATGATGCTGAAAGAGCTCGTTGCTGTTCGCGACGAACCACCGATGTCGGACGATGGCGACGCTCCCACGCAGAACGCGCCCATTGCAGCGCTTCTTGGTTCCGATGGGACAAACCCATCACAGCCAGGCAACGACGGCGCGACCTCTCAAACCGAACGCGTCGTCGTCAACTTGCCAGCGCCTGATCCACCTGCGCCTGCTGCGGCATCGACGTCGCCCGACGAATCTTCCGTGACGCGTCCACGTCAGCCGGCCGGCGTGCGAACGATTCCCATTCCGACCGCGAATCCTCTAGCTCCGCCCCCGCCGCCGCTTGCACCTGCCCCAGCGGCCATACCGGCTGCACCTCTTCCACCTCCGTCATTACGATTGGCGCCGCCCCCGGTTCCTCCCAAATTGGCACCGGCAGCGCCTGCACCGGGCGTGGATGACGACGTGCCGGCGTACTTGCGCAATACATCACGCAATCGCGCTGTTGGGCAGGGACAAACCGTTCCGCTCTTGGGCGGCGATGACGATATTCCGGTGCATTTGCGCCAAACTTCTCCCGCGCGCGGAATTCCCGCGCCGCAATTGCCTGCGCCGATGGCGGAAACCAAGAAACCGGCCTCCAGCGGCATTTCATTCGGCGCCGCGCTCATCAGCATGGCCATTACGCTCATTGCTGGCTTCGTCGCAGGGTGGATCGTACACGCCAGTTTGTCCGGGCATTCTCCTTGGGAAGTGCCCGCTGCACGCACCCCGAAGCGCTGA
- a CDS encoding DUF814 domain-containing protein: MSSKGRPYRTVVLEGFEVLIGRGAGDNDYLTFEVAQPHDVWMHVAGGTPGSHVVIRNPERMEVPRAVIEAAAAASAWYSKARGSPRVEVHYCRAGDVKKPRGAPAGLVEISKYKSIKVRPAQPGNVGDGD; encoded by the coding sequence ATGAGCAGCAAGGGACGACCGTATCGCACGGTGGTGCTCGAAGGCTTCGAGGTGCTCATTGGGCGAGGTGCTGGGGACAATGATTATTTGACGTTCGAAGTGGCCCAGCCGCACGACGTGTGGATGCACGTTGCGGGTGGTACGCCGGGAAGTCACGTCGTGATTCGTAATCCCGAACGAATGGAAGTGCCGCGCGCGGTGATCGAAGCTGCCGCCGCGGCATCGGCGTGGTATTCGAAAGCGCGTGGAAGTCCGCGGGTGGAAGTGCATTATTGCCGAGCGGGCGACGTGAAAAAGCCGCGAGGAGCACCGGCGGGCCTCGTGGAAATTTCCAAATACAAAAGCATCAAAGTTCGTCCTGCTCAACCAGGGAACGTGGGCGACGGGGATTGA
- a CDS encoding hydroxymethylglutaryl-CoA synthase, with amino-acid sequence MSDPVGIVSYGHYVPNFRMDIKVLVEQWGLSEPLEKIYRLNGRNSSAVNGLDEDTVTLSIEAAERALALGKLNETRPSSLMIGSESHPYAVKPSGVIVAEALGLAPDLFVVDLEFACKGGTAALFLSLGLVASSQVGAALAIGADCPQSGPGTLLEASVGAGAAAFWVGRGDSVLARIDKTAAASSDTTDFWRRDGAPYPNVVGKFSSEMGYEEHTKRVVTRLLEETNTRPEDYKILCLHQPYQSLPLSVGKKLGFARQQVAPALVASKIGNTYSSACLLSLCGVLDQANPGDRMMLVSFGSGAGSDGFVMTVTDEIRAFQERKKASGQESVLEQVDHVHAEWLTYGQYLLSQGKIKT; translated from the coding sequence ATGAGCGACCCGGTCGGCATCGTCAGCTACGGGCATTACGTCCCGAATTTCCGCATGGACATCAAAGTCCTCGTGGAACAATGGGGTTTGTCCGAGCCACTCGAAAAAATATATCGACTCAATGGTCGCAATTCGAGCGCCGTCAATGGACTCGATGAAGACACGGTCACTTTGTCGATCGAAGCGGCCGAACGAGCGCTCGCGCTTGGAAAGCTGAATGAAACGCGGCCTTCCAGCTTGATGATTGGGTCGGAGAGTCACCCGTACGCGGTCAAACCGAGCGGCGTGATCGTGGCCGAGGCATTGGGTCTAGCGCCCGATTTATTCGTGGTCGACCTGGAATTCGCCTGCAAAGGTGGCACGGCTGCGCTTTTCTTGTCCCTGGGCCTCGTCGCGTCGTCTCAAGTGGGCGCGGCGCTCGCCATTGGTGCCGATTGTCCGCAATCCGGCCCAGGAACGCTGCTCGAAGCATCCGTTGGCGCGGGTGCGGCGGCATTTTGGGTGGGTCGAGGTGATTCGGTCCTCGCGCGAATCGACAAAACCGCCGCAGCATCGTCGGATACGACGGATTTCTGGCGGCGTGATGGAGCGCCCTATCCGAATGTCGTCGGCAAGTTTTCTTCGGAAATGGGGTACGAAGAGCATACCAAGCGCGTCGTGACGCGGCTGCTCGAAGAAACCAATACGCGCCCCGAAGATTACAAGATCCTGTGCTTGCACCAACCTTATCAATCGTTGCCACTTTCGGTCGGCAAAAAGCTGGGGTTTGCAAGACAACAGGTTGCTCCGGCGCTCGTCGCGAGCAAAATCGGAAATACGTATTCGAGCGCTTGTCTCTTGAGCTTGTGCGGCGTACTCGATCAGGCCAATCCCGGGGATCGCATGATGCTCGTGTCGTTTGGATCCGGCGCGGGTTCGGACGGATTCGTCATGACGGTGACCGATGAAATTCGCGCCTTCCAGGAACGCAAAAAAGCTTCGGGACAAGAAAGCGTTCTCGAGCAGGTCGACCACGTTCACGCGGAATGGCTCACCTATGGGCAATACCTGCTGAGCCAGGGGAAAATCAAGACATGA
- a CDS encoding enoyl-CoA hydratase/isomerase family protein encodes MALIDISTTPTGLLTVKLTRPEAKNALNLEMVRAFREALVRGVDGKPPRAVVLKSGVAGVFSIGMDLAALEAGIGGGATSPDVYEATREYVALLKDIVSARCLTIAVVDGVAVGGGVDLASSCDFLFASDRAAFSVAQLRKGIFPLTTSGVVVPRIGERAFLYWALSGQNWSAKKALKMGLVTQNWPAAELDGRVQQFVDQVLGYNREALQLGIDALRMHHGMRPEDRLEHLGALLALNCQIPRGSRKKEAG; translated from the coding sequence GTGGCACTCATCGATATTTCAACGACACCAACAGGTCTGCTCACGGTCAAGCTGACTCGTCCCGAAGCAAAAAATGCGCTCAACCTCGAAATGGTGCGCGCATTTCGCGAAGCGCTCGTGCGCGGGGTCGATGGCAAACCGCCGCGAGCTGTCGTGCTGAAGAGCGGCGTCGCGGGCGTGTTTTCCATTGGAATGGATCTCGCGGCTCTCGAAGCGGGCATCGGTGGCGGAGCGACATCACCGGACGTCTACGAAGCGACGCGCGAATACGTGGCGCTGCTCAAGGACATCGTTTCAGCGCGGTGTTTGACGATTGCCGTGGTCGATGGCGTGGCCGTCGGCGGCGGGGTGGACTTGGCGTCGTCGTGCGATTTCTTGTTCGCGAGTGACCGCGCGGCGTTTTCGGTGGCCCAATTGCGTAAAGGGATTTTTCCTTTGACGACGTCGGGCGTCGTCGTCCCACGCATCGGCGAACGAGCATTTTTGTATTGGGCTTTGTCGGGGCAAAACTGGTCTGCAAAAAAGGCTCTGAAAATGGGGCTTGTCACGCAAAATTGGCCCGCGGCGGAGCTCGATGGACGCGTCCAGCAATTCGTCGACCAGGTCCTCGGATACAACCGCGAAGCGTTGCAGCTCGGAATCGACGCGCTTCGTATGCATCACGGCATGCGCCCCGAAGATCGCCTCGAACACTTGGGAGCCCTGCTCGCGCTCAATTGTCAAATTCCACGCGGCTCGCGCAAAAAGGAGGCCGGATGA
- a CDS encoding ketoacyl-ACP synthase III translates to MTATPLIVGIGHFLPDRIVRNEDLPPPMNADPAGITKRTGIVERRWIEGKIRTSDLAAEAAKRALADARLEATDIDCIIAATLSNDYVFPGLGVYTQPKLGIANIPAYDIRNQCSGFLYSLNVARAFVTAGMYSRILIVCAEVHSRGLGKTMKHAHITPLFGDGAAAVVVSTAPHAERERPTFSIDVLNVFADGKHADRLRQRVYDVGIEPFIDWKQVVDDPEEFWYAEMDGQFIFRRAVDGMSKAGRAAVAQAGLTLDDIAWILPHQANLNISKTVCSMMKIPPEKMLSNIQRVGNTTAASIPLLLSETIDDGKIKKGDRILTMAFGSGLTWGAAILTAQ, encoded by the coding sequence ATGACTGCAACACCACTCATCGTAGGCATTGGGCATTTTTTGCCCGATAGAATCGTTCGCAACGAAGACCTGCCGCCGCCCATGAACGCCGATCCCGCGGGAATCACCAAACGCACGGGAATCGTGGAACGACGCTGGATCGAGGGCAAAATCCGCACGTCGGACCTCGCCGCAGAAGCCGCCAAACGAGCGCTCGCGGACGCGCGCCTGGAAGCCACCGACATCGATTGCATCATCGCCGCCACGCTGTCGAACGATTACGTTTTCCCCGGGCTCGGCGTTTACACGCAACCCAAATTGGGGATTGCAAACATTCCCGCATACGACATCCGCAATCAATGCTCGGGCTTCTTGTATTCGCTCAACGTCGCCCGGGCATTCGTCACAGCCGGCATGTACAGCCGCATTCTCATCGTATGTGCCGAAGTGCATTCGCGCGGCCTTGGCAAAACGATGAAACACGCGCACATCACGCCGCTCTTCGGTGATGGAGCGGCCGCTGTCGTGGTATCCACCGCGCCACACGCAGAACGTGAACGTCCCACGTTTTCCATTGATGTGCTCAACGTCTTCGCCGATGGAAAACATGCCGACCGGTTGCGCCAACGCGTGTACGACGTCGGGATCGAGCCGTTCATCGATTGGAAACAGGTCGTGGACGACCCCGAGGAATTTTGGTACGCGGAGATGGATGGGCAATTCATTTTCCGCAGGGCCGTCGACGGGATGAGCAAAGCAGGTCGCGCCGCGGTCGCTCAAGCGGGTTTGACGCTGGACGACATTGCGTGGATCTTGCCGCACCAAGCGAACTTGAACATTTCCAAAACCGTCTGCTCGATGATGAAAATCCCCCCCGAGAAAATGCTTTCGAACATTCAGCGGGTGGGTAATACGACCGCCGCGAGCATTCCTTTGCTTTTGTCGGAAACCATCGACGACGGCAAAATCAAGAAGGGCGACCGGATCCTCACCATGGCATTCGGATCGGGATTGACGTGGGGCGCGGCCATTTTGACGGCGCAATGA
- a CDS encoding 1-acyl-sn-glycerol-3-phosphate acyltransferase, with amino-acid sequence MTSETSSSSNQSLLQGVLHGLGVGGTLYGSLVVAYLGTRPFELFYKPGARYLFVEFTRRFVVPMSAKAGGLRITGTGMEHVDACPNGYVLIANHASNLDPIALMCLLDRTDLNFVAKVETLKRPMLGKLLQTIPWLAVDRASLASLKKLAQEVRERQKTGWIPRIVVFPEGTRSEDGKLGTFKSGPFLLAALLGIPIIPAVIRGTFPLHKKDAFLVYPGPVHVDFHAPLWPTKLEGKQLDLKVVDAAGVLMKQAEAIYKAVDDFTVVPGATRAPMETQSA; translated from the coding sequence TTGACGTCCGAAACAAGTTCCTCCTCCAACCAAAGCCTCCTCCAAGGCGTCCTCCACGGCCTCGGCGTCGGCGGCACGCTCTACGGATCGCTCGTCGTCGCCTACTTGGGCACCAGGCCGTTCGAGCTCTTCTACAAGCCCGGCGCTCGCTACCTCTTCGTCGAGTTCACACGGCGGTTCGTCGTGCCGATGTCCGCAAAGGCCGGTGGGTTGCGCATCACAGGCACCGGCATGGAGCACGTCGACGCGTGCCCGAACGGGTACGTGCTCATCGCCAACCACGCCTCGAACCTCGACCCGATCGCGCTCATGTGTCTGCTCGATCGAACGGACCTCAATTTCGTCGCCAAGGTCGAAACGCTGAAGCGCCCCATGCTCGGGAAGCTCTTGCAGACGATTCCGTGGCTGGCGGTGGATCGCGCAAGCCTGGCGTCGTTGAAGAAGCTGGCGCAAGAAGTACGCGAAAGGCAAAAGACGGGGTGGATTCCACGCATCGTCGTATTTCCCGAAGGAACGCGATCCGAAGACGGGAAGCTCGGCACCTTCAAGAGTGGCCCATTTTTGCTTGCGGCACTTCTCGGCATTCCCATCATTCCCGCCGTCATTCGAGGCACCTTCCCGCTGCACAAAAAAGACGCATTTCTCGTGTACCCGGGCCCCGTGCACGTCGACTTTCACGCTCCCCTTTGGCCTACCAAACTCGAAGGCAAACAGCTCGACCTCAAAGTCGTCGATGCCGCAGGCGTGCTGATGAAGCAGGCCGAAGCCATTTACAAGGCAGTTGACGATTTCACCGTCGTTCCTGGCGCCACGCGTGCTCCCATGGAGACTCAATCCGCATGA
- a CDS encoding transposase encodes MSYARKILPDKTYMVTRRTICRYFLLRPDDEMRELVEYSLALAARVYRVKVHAFCAMSTHIHLVVTDPHGMLPFFLAYFHRFVAMGTKVLRRWEGSIWDSEAPSVVELLSRKAIVEKIAYVLANPVAAGAVLDPDEWPGAKTRVADIGQTVLKTRLPRVYFDATKWPEVVELPIDLPPMIAEADAEAFRDDVAKALEREVEEARKTIAPENVLGPKRAATISTETRSKTSEPTRKLNPTFAAGRGCGAIAAAAARAVKAFRAAYRAALDRWCAGDRDVAFPEGTWWMRVFHSVNIGGSS; translated from the coding sequence ATGTCATACGCTCGAAAGATTCTTCCCGACAAGACTTATATGGTGACGCGACGCACCATATGTCGATATTTTTTGCTTCGTCCCGATGATGAAATGAGGGAGCTCGTCGAGTATTCGTTGGCGCTCGCTGCGCGCGTTTACCGCGTGAAGGTGCATGCATTTTGCGCAATGTCGACGCACATTCACCTCGTCGTGACGGATCCGCACGGGATGCTCCCGTTTTTCCTGGCCTACTTCCATCGATTCGTCGCAATGGGAACGAAGGTGCTCCGCCGCTGGGAAGGCTCGATTTGGGATTCCGAGGCACCGAGCGTCGTGGAATTATTGTCGAGAAAAGCGATTGTCGAGAAAATCGCGTACGTGCTCGCGAATCCCGTCGCAGCGGGGGCGGTGCTCGATCCGGATGAATGGCCAGGGGCGAAAACGCGCGTGGCCGACATTGGGCAAACGGTGCTGAAAACGAGGCTTCCGAGGGTATATTTCGACGCAACGAAGTGGCCGGAGGTGGTGGAGTTGCCTATCGACCTACCGCCGATGATTGCAGAAGCGGATGCGGAGGCATTTCGGGACGACGTTGCGAAAGCATTGGAGCGTGAGGTGGAGGAGGCTCGAAAAACCATTGCGCCGGAAAACGTGCTGGGGCCAAAACGAGCGGCAACGATTTCGACGGAAACACGGTCGAAGACGTCCGAGCCGACGCGCAAGCTGAATCCGACGTTTGCGGCAGGTCGAGGTTGCGGCGCCATTGCGGCTGCCGCAGCGCGCGCGGTAAAGGCGTTTCGTGCGGCGTATCGCGCAGCGCTGGACCGATGGTGCGCGGGAGACCGCGATGTAGCGTTTCCTGAGGGAACATGGTGGATGCGCGTGTTCCATTCGGTAAACATCGGGGGCAGCAGTTGA